In one Neobacillus sp. CF12 genomic region, the following are encoded:
- the mraZ gene encoding division/cell wall cluster transcriptional repressor MraZ, with the protein MFMGEYHHSIDNKGRMIVPSKFRDDLGEMFIITRGLDQCLFGYPLSEWALIEEKLKGLPLTKKDARAFTRFFFSGATESELDKQGRINIPAPLLQYAKLEKECVVLGVSNRIEIWSKQIWEDYFSQSEESFAEIAENMIGFDI; encoded by the coding sequence ATGTTTATGGGTGAATACCATCATAGCATTGATAATAAAGGCCGGATGATTGTGCCGTCCAAATTCCGCGATGATCTTGGAGAGATGTTTATCATCACACGCGGATTGGATCAATGTCTATTTGGTTACCCATTATCAGAGTGGGCGCTGATTGAAGAAAAACTTAAAGGCCTGCCCTTAACAAAAAAAGACGCCCGTGCATTTACCCGATTCTTCTTTTCCGGTGCAACAGAAAGTGAACTGGATAAACAAGGAAGGATTAATATTCCAGCACCATTGCTTCAGTATGCAAAACTTGAAAAAGAATGTGTAGTTTTAGGAGTTTCCAATCGGATCGAAATCTGGAGCAAACAGATTTGGGAAGACTATTTCTCACAGTCAGAAGAATCTTTTGCTGAAATTGCAGAAAATATGATTGGGTTTGATATATAA
- the bshC gene encoding bacillithiol biosynthesis cysteine-adding enzyme BshC: MEILNLSLSATNRFASNYLEQSPEVMPFFHYRFNDFAEDQKRLDELSNRYFPRETIADHIEKFMERFPSSEAVNNSLAKLKQLNSVVVIGGQQAGILTGPLYSIHKVISIIKLAEEKERQLGVPVVPVFWIAGEDHDFHEVNHIFMPVEQRVDKWTYPEKVKQKKMVSDITLNKEVCREWVINLIENFGETNNTKQLLNFAEETLKNSTTFVDFFANIVMELFKDYGLLIVDSGDSHFRRLQTEKFTEQIEHHRDITNYLLEQQSVIGKNGFPITIDSNENAVNLFYYNPKSNERILLEFDSVNNTFVGKSGVISFTKEELMQIAIQDPSKLSNNVVTRPLMQEWLFPTLAFIAGPGEIAYWAELKLVFEQFSIKMPPIVPRLNITLLERSVESDIDELRLELSEVLSRGSTEERDLYLESIKDREVSELFSTLKAQLMNQYELIEAKTNQLDKSLLPLVKKNETFLLKQIGFMETKLEESVKSKYDVILSKFNRIDLSLRPDGFPQERVWNIFYYLNQYGTNFINELMKLQFEFDGRHKVIKL; the protein is encoded by the coding sequence ATGGAGATTTTAAATCTCTCCTTATCAGCAACGAATCGATTTGCTTCAAACTATTTAGAACAATCTCCTGAAGTCATGCCGTTTTTTCATTACCGGTTTAATGACTTTGCTGAGGACCAAAAAAGGTTGGATGAATTAAGCAATCGATACTTTCCACGAGAAACAATTGCTGATCATATCGAGAAATTTATGGAACGTTTTCCATCATCAGAGGCAGTTAATAATTCGCTTGCAAAACTAAAACAATTAAATAGTGTAGTTGTCATTGGCGGTCAACAAGCTGGAATTCTTACCGGTCCTCTTTATTCCATACATAAAGTTATCTCAATTATTAAATTAGCTGAGGAAAAAGAGCGGCAGCTTGGAGTTCCTGTAGTCCCTGTATTTTGGATAGCAGGAGAAGACCATGATTTTCATGAGGTTAATCATATATTTATGCCGGTAGAACAAAGAGTGGACAAATGGACTTACCCAGAGAAGGTTAAACAAAAGAAAATGGTCTCGGATATTACCCTTAATAAAGAAGTTTGTAGGGAATGGGTTATTAATCTTATTGAAAATTTCGGAGAGACCAATAATACAAAGCAGTTACTAAACTTCGCAGAAGAAACTTTAAAGAACTCAACAACCTTTGTTGACTTTTTCGCAAACATTGTGATGGAACTCTTTAAGGATTATGGATTATTAATCGTCGATTCAGGTGATAGTCATTTTAGACGCTTGCAAACTGAGAAGTTCACTGAACAAATTGAACACCATAGAGACATTACAAATTATTTACTTGAACAACAAAGTGTAATAGGCAAAAACGGGTTCCCTATCACAATCGATTCAAATGAGAATGCCGTTAATTTGTTTTATTACAATCCAAAATCAAATGAACGGATATTACTTGAATTTGATTCCGTCAATAATACTTTTGTGGGGAAAAGTGGTGTTATTTCTTTTACAAAGGAAGAACTAATGCAAATCGCCATCCAAGACCCGTCCAAACTTAGTAATAATGTGGTGACACGGCCCTTAATGCAGGAGTGGCTCTTCCCAACACTTGCTTTTATTGCGGGGCCAGGTGAAATTGCTTATTGGGCTGAATTGAAACTTGTCTTTGAGCAGTTTAGTATAAAAATGCCGCCAATCGTACCTAGATTAAATATTACTTTATTGGAAAGATCTGTTGAAAGTGACATTGACGAGTTGAGATTAGAGTTATCCGAGGTTTTAAGCCGGGGGAGTACTGAAGAAAGAGATCTATATCTAGAGTCAATTAAGGATAGAGAGGTATCTGAATTATTTTCTACGCTAAAAGCACAATTAATGAATCAGTATGAACTTATTGAAGCCAAAACGAATCAGCTTGATAAAAGCTTGTTGCCGTTAGTAAAGAAAAATGAAACCTTTTTACTAAAGCAAATTGGATTCATGGAAACAAAGCTTGAAGAATCAGTAAAGTCAAAGTATGACGTGATTCTTAGTAAGTTTAACCGTATTGATTTGTCATTGCGTCCAGATGGTTTTCCACAAGAACGAGTGTGGAACATATTCTATTATTTAAATCAGTATGGAACTAATTTTATTAATGAATTAATGAAACTCCAGTTCGAATTTGATGGTCGCCATAAGGTTATAAAATTGTAA
- a CDS encoding DUF3397 domain-containing protein → MNAFITSIITIFLTVPLLGFFIVFTVNKLITKNSRKSFHKALDYSTILFILAVHFLIITIWEKSYFGLIILLLLMIAMVFVFIHWKIKGEIIFTKVFKGFWRFNFLIFFIAYLSLTIFGILRSALTFTFS, encoded by the coding sequence ATGAATGCATTCATTACGTCTATTATTACTATTTTTTTAACAGTTCCGCTTCTAGGGTTCTTTATCGTTTTTACAGTAAATAAGCTCATTACAAAAAACTCTCGAAAATCTTTTCATAAAGCATTGGACTACTCAACAATATTGTTTATTCTGGCCGTTCATTTTTTAATCATTACTATTTGGGAAAAATCATATTTTGGATTGATAATATTGTTATTATTAATGATTGCAATGGTTTTTGTATTCATACATTGGAAGATTAAAGGTGAAATTATATTTACAAAAGTTTTTAAGGGTTTTTGGAGGTTTAATTTTCTTATTTTCTTTATAGCATATCTATCCCTAACGATATTTGGCATTTTGAGGAGTGCATTAACTTTTACATTTTCTTAA
- a CDS encoding 2-dehydropantoate 2-reductase, giving the protein MNIAIIGAGSIGLLLASYLSKAFSITLYTRTCEQADEINQQGILLHKGSSQSRVRVRALPLSKWSGTEEITIIAVKQYQLQSIIDYLTKLDCSPQNLVFLQNGMSHLKLLENMKDANIFVGTVEQGASKLNKYSVCHNGEGAINIALFKGDSAKIKEFAKACTPIGFPITIKDDYYKMLVNKLIVNAVINPLTAILQIKNGQLISSTFYFATVKKLYIEISFILNVDEPIKKFRDVIRICKKTSNNHSSMLKDLEAGRRTEIDAILGFLVEEAAKQQKKAPIIESYYYLVKGKEQDRSGVK; this is encoded by the coding sequence ATGAATATTGCCATTATTGGTGCTGGTTCTATTGGATTATTATTAGCATCCTACTTAAGTAAGGCTTTTTCAATAACGCTCTATACTAGAACATGCGAACAAGCAGATGAGATTAATCAACAGGGAATACTCCTTCATAAGGGTTCATCCCAAAGTAGAGTGAGGGTTCGTGCATTACCACTATCAAAATGGTCTGGGACAGAAGAAATAACGATTATTGCAGTAAAACAATACCAACTTCAATCTATTATTGATTATCTAACTAAATTGGATTGCAGTCCTCAAAATCTAGTATTCTTACAAAATGGAATGAGTCATTTAAAATTACTAGAAAACATGAAAGACGCTAATATTTTTGTTGGGACAGTCGAGCAGGGAGCGAGTAAACTTAATAAATACAGTGTTTGTCATAATGGTGAAGGAGCTATCAATATAGCCCTGTTTAAAGGTGATTCAGCAAAAATAAAAGAGTTTGCAAAAGCGTGTACACCTATTGGTTTTCCAATAACGATAAAAGACGATTATTATAAAATGCTGGTAAATAAATTAATTGTAAATGCAGTAATCAATCCGTTAACAGCAATCCTTCAAATCAAAAATGGCCAATTAATTTCGAGCACTTTCTATTTTGCTACTGTGAAAAAACTATATATTGAAATCTCTTTTATATTAAATGTAGATGAACCCATTAAAAAGTTTCGAGATGTGATAAGGATATGTAAAAAGACATCCAATAATCATTCCTCTATGTTAAAGGATTTGGAGGCAGGGAGAAGGACTGAGATTGACGCAATACTCGGCTTTTTAGTAGAGGAAGCTGCGAAGCAGCAAAAGAAAGCGCCTATTATAGAGAGTTATTATTATTTAGTAAAAGGTAAAGAACAAGACAGGAGTGGAGTTAAATGA
- a CDS encoding acyl-CoA carboxylase subunit beta: MTTLKTMNEQLNEKRKGIEAGGHPKYHEKLKEQNKLFVRDRLALLFDGGKYEEDGKFANVQAGDLPADGVVTAIGKVNGMTVCVMANDSTIKAGSWGARTVEKIIRIQETAEKLKVPLFYLVDSAGARITDQLEMFPNRRGAGKIFYNQVKLSGMIPQVCILFGPSAAGGAYIPAFCDVVIMVDQNASMYLGSPRMAEKVIGEKVTLEEMGGARMHCSVSGCGDVLAYSEEEAIESVKNYINYFPSSFKEKTKIVNGASPKEGRELEAIIPLNQNAPFDMYEAIDRLIDKDSFYEIKKLFAAELITGFARIDGRVVGIIANQPKIKGGVLFVDSADKGAKFIQLCDAYHIPLLFLADVPGFMIGTKVERAGIIRHGAKLIAAMSSATVPKISVIVRKAYGAGLYAMAGPAFEPDCCIALPTAQIAVMGPEAAVNAVYSNKINEIEDPKERIAFVQAKQQEYKDHIDIYKLASDLIVDEIVAASELRNVLIQRFAYYETKEMNFSVRKHPVYPV, from the coding sequence ATGACAACTTTAAAAACAATGAATGAACAATTAAATGAAAAACGAAAAGGTATAGAAGCAGGCGGGCACCCTAAATATCATGAAAAGTTAAAGGAACAGAATAAGTTGTTTGTGCGTGATCGCCTAGCCTTATTATTTGATGGTGGAAAATATGAAGAGGATGGGAAATTTGCCAATGTTCAAGCAGGAGATTTACCAGCAGATGGTGTAGTAACAGCCATTGGAAAAGTTAATGGGATGACTGTTTGCGTAATGGCCAATGATTCTACGATTAAAGCTGGTTCTTGGGGTGCACGAACAGTTGAAAAGATTATCCGAATTCAAGAAACAGCAGAAAAGCTAAAAGTCCCGTTGTTTTATCTCGTGGATTCTGCGGGTGCAAGAATTACAGATCAACTGGAGATGTTCCCAAATCGTCGTGGTGCCGGTAAGATTTTTTATAACCAAGTTAAGCTTTCAGGCATGATTCCACAAGTTTGTATCCTATTTGGACCATCTGCTGCAGGTGGTGCCTATATCCCAGCGTTTTGTGATGTTGTTATCATGGTGGATCAAAATGCTTCCATGTATCTTGGCTCACCACGTATGGCTGAAAAGGTTATAGGCGAAAAAGTAACATTGGAGGAAATGGGCGGAGCCCGTATGCATTGTTCAGTTAGCGGCTGTGGTGATGTTCTTGCATATAGTGAGGAAGAAGCGATTGAATCGGTAAAAAATTATATCAACTACTTTCCTTCAAGTTTCAAGGAGAAAACCAAAATAGTTAATGGTGCATCTCCTAAGGAGGGGCGTGAACTAGAGGCAATTATCCCACTAAATCAAAATGCACCGTTTGACATGTATGAAGCAATTGATAGGTTAATTGACAAAGATAGTTTTTACGAAATAAAAAAATTATTTGCTGCTGAGTTAATTACCGGTTTTGCTAGAATTGACGGTAGAGTGGTGGGGATTATTGCCAATCAGCCAAAAATAAAAGGCGGGGTGCTTTTTGTCGATTCTGCGGATAAAGGTGCGAAATTTATTCAATTATGTGATGCCTACCATATCCCATTGCTATTCCTTGCCGATGTACCTGGTTTTATGATTGGAACAAAAGTTGAACGGGCCGGAATTATTCGCCATGGTGCCAAGTTAATTGCTGCTATGAGTTCAGCGACTGTGCCAAAAATATCTGTTATTGTAAGAAAAGCCTATGGTGCTGGTCTTTATGCAATGGCTGGACCTGCGTTTGAACCAGATTGCTGCATTGCATTACCAACTGCTCAAATTGCGGTTATGGGTCCAGAAGCAGCGGTCAATGCGGTTTACTCAAATAAAATTAATGAAATTGAAGACCCGAAAGAAAGAATAGCATTCGTCCAAGCGAAGCAACAGGAATACAAAGACCATATTGATATTTATAAATTGGCGTCAGACCTAATTGTTGATGAAATAGTTGCAGCATCCGAACTCCGAAATGTCCTAATTCAGCGTTTTGCTTATTATGAAACAAAAGAAATGAACTTTAGTGTTCGTAAACATCCCGTATATCCAGTGTAA
- a CDS encoding acetyl-CoA carboxylase biotin carboxyl carrier protein subunit produces MKEIIATMAGTVLNVFVTNGDNVHSGQEVLMLESMKMEIPIESETDGTIKELKVNIGDFVNEGDVLIIIE; encoded by the coding sequence ATGAAAGAAATTATCGCAACAATGGCTGGTACTGTATTAAATGTATTTGTAACAAACGGAGACAATGTTCATTCAGGTCAAGAAGTTTTAATGCTCGAATCCATGAAAATGGAGATTCCTATCGAAAGTGAAACAGACGGGACGATTAAGGAATTAAAGGTCAATATTGGAGATTTTGTAAATGAAGGCGATGTTTTAATTATCATAGAATAG
- a CDS encoding N-acetyltransferase — protein sequence MVMKVQKLKVNFKTLEEFKKFKEYGIQELSMLEDLEANMVDNDSDSPFYGIYFGDKLVARMSLYQIDAKFDRYFYPPQNYLELWKLEVLPEYQGKGYGKKLVEFAKSFGLPIKTNPRVQSRNFWEHMNFTNVEYDMERDRGENPLVWYPEGVEAQHNE from the coding sequence ATGGTGATGAAAGTGCAAAAATTAAAAGTGAATTTTAAAACACTAGAAGAATTTAAAAAATTTAAAGAATATGGAATCCAAGAGCTTTCTATGCTAGAAGATTTAGAAGCAAATATGGTTGATAATGATAGTGACTCTCCTTTTTACGGGATTTATTTCGGAGACAAACTAGTAGCACGTATGAGCCTTTATCAAATAGACGCTAAGTTTGATCGTTACTTCTATCCTCCACAAAATTATTTAGAATTATGGAAACTTGAGGTTTTACCAGAATATCAAGGCAAGGGTTATGGTAAAAAACTTGTAGAGTTTGCCAAGAGCTTCGGTCTCCCAATTAAAACAAACCCAAGAGTACAATCAAGAAACTTTTGGGAGCATATGAACTTTACGAATGTTGAATATGATATGGAACGCGACCGTGGTGAAAATCCACTTGTCTGGTACCCTGAAGGCGTTGAAGCACAACACAACGAATAA
- a CDS encoding RsfA family transcriptional regulator, producing MSPTRQDAWSQDEDLLLAEVVLRHIREGGTQLSAFEEVGKQLSRTSAACGFRWNSFVRKQYKSGIELAKKQRKELKKQSVPTEKDLTVEIVSEETASSISTSSEGVTFQSVLYFLENLHKKAAAASSIEEAKEKSLQKIKELEKKSYSLVAENERLAKSLKAIEEDYRSLIEIMERARKMVVLQEEDRQQKVKFQMDKNGNLERVEK from the coding sequence ATGTCACCAACTCGCCAAGATGCATGGTCTCAAGATGAAGATTTATTGCTTGCTGAAGTTGTGTTAAGACATATTCGAGAAGGTGGGACACAACTGTCTGCATTTGAGGAAGTCGGAAAACAACTTTCTCGAACTTCTGCGGCCTGTGGATTCCGCTGGAATTCATTTGTAAGGAAGCAATATAAATCAGGAATCGAACTTGCAAAGAAACAGAGGAAAGAATTAAAAAAACAGAGCGTACCAACTGAAAAGGATTTGACAGTGGAGATAGTAAGTGAAGAAACGGCATCCTCTATTTCAACTAGCAGTGAGGGGGTAACATTTCAATCTGTTCTTTACTTTTTAGAAAATCTTCATAAGAAGGCTGCCGCTGCGTCAAGTATAGAAGAGGCGAAGGAAAAGTCTCTTCAAAAAATAAAAGAACTTGAAAAGAAATCGTATTCGCTTGTAGCAGAAAATGAAAGATTAGCCAAGAGTTTAAAAGCAATTGAAGAGGACTATCGCTCTTTAATTGAAATTATGGAGAGAGCAAGAAAAATGGTTGTCTTGCAAGAGGAAGATAGACAACAAAAAGTGAAATTTCAAATGGATAAAAACGGGAATCTCGAAAGAGTAGAAAAATAG
- a CDS encoding enoyl-CoA hydratase/isomerase family protein, with protein MTYTIEKKDMGYLLFTITRSEKRNAVNYDVMDGLTKAISLAKDPTIKALVITGEGDHAFCSGGDLSVFHRLQTKEEAYEMLSRMSQILYALLTLTKPTIALMNGTAIGGGCELATACDFRLAREGVKAGFVQGKQAITTGWGGGTILVEKLPVTSSMKLLMEAEIQNTEFLRAVGFIDHIYLHNPISACEVYLEKLLAVDLSVLESYKMMWIRKWDESKLKERIEKEVRNCSVLWESDSHHKYVQNFINKKTQK; from the coding sequence TTGACATATACAATAGAGAAAAAAGATATGGGTTATTTGTTATTTACAATCACCAGAAGTGAAAAAAGAAATGCCGTTAATTATGATGTTATGGATGGATTAACAAAGGCAATATCTTTAGCAAAAGATCCAACTATTAAGGCGCTTGTTATTACTGGGGAAGGGGATCATGCTTTTTGTTCTGGAGGAGACTTATCGGTTTTCCACCGGCTTCAAACAAAAGAAGAAGCGTATGAAATGCTTTCAAGAATGTCACAGATTCTTTATGCACTGCTAACATTGACTAAACCAACAATAGCTCTTATGAATGGTACAGCAATCGGTGGTGGATGTGAACTGGCCACCGCTTGTGATTTCCGTTTGGCAAGAGAAGGAGTTAAAGCTGGATTTGTTCAAGGGAAGCAAGCAATTACCACAGGTTGGGGAGGCGGTACCATTTTAGTGGAAAAACTACCAGTTACAAGTAGCATGAAGCTTTTAATGGAAGCAGAAATTCAAAATACTGAGTTTTTAAGGGCAGTAGGCTTTATCGATCACATTTATTTACATAACCCTATTTCTGCTTGCGAAGTCTATTTGGAGAAATTGTTAGCAGTTGATTTGAGTGTATTAGAATCGTATAAAATGATGTGGATTCGCAAGTGGGATGAAAGCAAACTTAAAGAAAGAATAGAAAAAGAAGTAAGGAATTGTAGTGTCCTATGGGAAAGCGATTCGCATCACAAGTATGTCCAAAACTTTATTAATAAAAAAACGCAGAAATAA
- the rpmF gene encoding 50S ribosomal protein L32, translating into MAVPFRRTSKTVKRKRRTHFKLNVPGMVSCPNCGEMKLSHRVCKACGTYKGKDVVND; encoded by the coding sequence ATGGCTGTACCTTTTAGAAGGACTTCTAAAACTGTAAAAAGAAAACGTCGTACACATTTTAAATTAAACGTACCTGGTATGGTAAGCTGCCCAAACTGTGGTGAAATGAAACTTTCACACCGCGTATGTAAAGCTTGCGGAACATACAAAGGAAAAGACGTTGTTAACGACTAA
- a CDS encoding YceD family protein has translation MKWTLSQLQKYRNKDFLIDDTVTVDEVIETDPSIREVSPMHITGRGDIDSTKVTFHLKIEGYLILPCSRTLVDVKLPINVETTETFLLQGSEYATEEEVYQVKGEVIDLMPVIREILLLEVPMQVFCEDVNHEDAAPQSGKDWEVVHDVDQSKKIDPRLAGLAKFFDKNNSSSES, from the coding sequence TTGAAATGGACATTAAGCCAATTACAAAAATATCGAAACAAGGATTTTCTGATTGATGATACTGTTACAGTTGATGAAGTTATTGAAACGGATCCATCGATTCGTGAAGTATCTCCGATGCATATTACCGGTCGGGGTGACATTGATTCAACGAAAGTGACATTTCATCTGAAAATAGAAGGTTATTTAATCCTACCTTGTTCTCGTACTTTAGTGGATGTAAAACTTCCGATTAATGTCGAAACAACTGAAACTTTCCTCTTACAAGGTTCAGAATATGCAACTGAAGAGGAAGTATATCAAGTAAAAGGGGAAGTAATTGATCTAATGCCCGTCATTAGAGAAATCCTTTTACTAGAAGTTCCAATGCAGGTGTTCTGTGAAGATGTTAATCATGAAGATGCCGCACCACAATCCGGTAAGGACTGGGAAGTTGTTCATGATGTAGATCAATCCAAAAAGATTGATCCAAGACTAGCAGGTCTTGCAAAGTTTTTTGACAAAAACAATTCTTCTTCCGAATCATAA
- a CDS encoding nucleotidyltransferase, translating to MKAVGVIVEYNPFHNGHAYHLQAAKDAAQADIAIAVMSGNFLQRGEPALVSKWYRTKMALLNGVDIVLELPYQFATQKAETFANGAISVLDAIGCQSLCFGSESGDISTFLQTIDYLESNKERFDENIKMNIKTGVSFPKALSLSFQSLSSSENLLRLDKPNNILGFHYVKALKQQKSLMVPLTVKRKNADYHDEHFATETIASATSIRKALFATNENNRSIEQYVPEATSTLLIEYLNEYGNFHAWENYWSFLRYRLLHSSPEELREIYEVEEGIENRLIASALDSSSFTEFMQRVKTKRYTWTRLQRICVHILTNTKKTEMNSTLEKAAYLRLLGMTKDGKEYLNKYKAQFTLPLISKLSAYKEKDILLDIKASRVYSFGLGKQNGNKLLHQEYKQPPIYVN from the coding sequence ATGAAAGCAGTTGGTGTAATTGTAGAATACAACCCATTTCATAATGGACATGCTTATCATCTGCAGGCAGCAAAAGATGCAGCACAAGCTGATATTGCAATAGCTGTAATGAGCGGAAATTTCCTTCAACGAGGAGAGCCTGCCCTTGTTTCAAAATGGTATCGGACAAAAATGGCGCTCTTAAATGGTGTTGATATCGTCCTTGAACTTCCCTACCAATTTGCAACTCAAAAGGCAGAAACTTTCGCTAATGGCGCAATCTCGGTACTAGACGCTATTGGGTGTCAATCACTCTGCTTCGGTAGTGAAAGCGGTGATATTTCAACCTTCTTACAAACCATTGACTATTTGGAGAGCAATAAAGAACGTTTTGATGAAAATATAAAAATGAATATCAAAACAGGTGTAAGTTTCCCTAAAGCATTATCGTTGTCTTTTCAATCATTGTCAAGTAGTGAAAATCTATTGCGCTTAGATAAACCAAATAATATCCTTGGATTTCATTATGTAAAGGCTCTTAAACAGCAAAAGAGTCTAATGGTTCCACTTACGGTCAAAAGAAAAAATGCTGATTATCATGATGAGCACTTTGCAACTGAAACAATCGCTAGTGCTACTAGCATCAGGAAAGCACTCTTCGCAACTAATGAAAACAATCGCTCCATAGAACAATATGTCCCTGAGGCAACTAGTACACTTCTAATCGAATATCTAAATGAATATGGAAATTTCCATGCTTGGGAAAACTATTGGAGTTTTTTACGTTATCGCCTGCTCCATAGCAGTCCTGAGGAACTAAGAGAAATTTACGAGGTGGAAGAAGGAATCGAAAACCGGTTGATAGCCTCTGCCTTAGATTCCTCTAGCTTTACAGAATTTATGCAAAGAGTTAAAACGAAACGCTATACATGGACAAGACTTCAAAGGATATGCGTCCATATCTTAACGAATACAAAAAAGACAGAAATGAACAGTACTTTAGAAAAAGCTGCTTATCTACGATTATTAGGAATGACAAAGGACGGAAAAGAGTATCTAAATAAATATAAAGCGCAATTTACACTACCACTCATTTCCAAACTCTCTGCTTATAAGGAAAAGGATATATTACTGGATATTAAGGCATCTCGAGTTTACTCCTTTGGACTTGGCAAACAAAATGGGAACAAGCTGCTGCATCAAGAATATAAACAACCGCCTATATATGTAAACTGA
- a CDS encoding SepM family pheromone-processing serine protease — protein MRRKIFIGSSIVISVLMIAGIFFSLPYYVSKPGIAKELSPIIQVEDGNEGKGSFMLTTVRMGRANIYSYVEAKLFDYVELYPVEAILHETETQDEYNARQLHAMAGSKLNAIEVAYKKAGYPVEYQYKGVYVVQVVPDMPAEGKLRAGDRIIMVDGQKFDSSENFIEYVGKKKADEQIELTLKRNGKTKTVLVTVKPFKDDPKKIGIGISLVDDKDISVNPNVTVKTDEIGGPSAGLMFALEIYDQLMEEDFTKGYQVAGTGTIDSKGAVGPIGGIDQKIVAADKAGAEIFFAPNEKGSSDSNYKLAVKTAKEIDSKIKIVPVDLIDDAINYLQNLPMK, from the coding sequence ATGCGAAGAAAAATATTTATTGGGTCGTCTATTGTTATATCGGTGTTAATGATTGCAGGAATATTCTTTTCATTACCTTACTATGTTTCAAAACCCGGTATCGCGAAAGAATTATCACCAATCATTCAAGTGGAAGACGGGAATGAAGGAAAGGGCAGTTTTATGCTGACAACTGTAAGAATGGGTAGAGCCAATATCTATTCTTATGTGGAGGCGAAACTCTTTGATTATGTTGAATTATACCCAGTAGAGGCCATTTTACACGAAACCGAAACACAAGATGAATATAACGCTAGGCAACTTCATGCGATGGCAGGCTCAAAATTGAATGCAATTGAAGTGGCTTATAAAAAAGCAGGGTATCCAGTAGAATATCAATACAAAGGAGTCTACGTTGTTCAGGTAGTGCCAGATATGCCTGCTGAGGGAAAACTACGTGCCGGTGACCGAATTATTATGGTTGATGGACAAAAATTTGACTCCTCTGAAAATTTTATAGAATATGTGGGCAAGAAAAAGGCCGACGAACAAATAGAATTAACGTTAAAGAGAAATGGTAAGACCAAAACAGTTCTGGTAACAGTAAAGCCTTTCAAAGATGATCCAAAGAAAATTGGAATCGGAATTTCTTTAGTTGATGATAAGGATATAAGTGTAAACCCTAATGTTACTGTCAAGACTGACGAGATCGGCGGACCTTCGGCTGGATTAATGTTCGCGTTAGAAATTTATGATCAGTTAATGGAAGAGGACTTTACAAAAGGATACCAAGTTGCAGGGACAGGGACGATCGATTCAAAAGGAGCAGTTGGACCTATTGGCGGTATTGACCAAAAAATTGTTGCCGCAGACAAGGCAGGAGCAGAAATCTTTTTTGCTCCCAATGAAAAGGGAAGCAGTGATTCTAATTACAAATTAGCTGTGAAAACCGCCAAAGAGATTGATTCAAAGATAAAAATTGTTCCAGTGGATTTAATTGATGATGCAATTAATTATCTGCAAAATTTACCGATGAAATAA